GTCGAGGGCGCCGAGGGGGCCCGGACCGTCAGGGCCGAATCCGTCGTCCTGACCGCCGGCGGGTTCGAATCCGACCCCGCACGGCGACGGGAATACCTCGGTGAGGGATGGGAGAACGCGAAGGTCCGTGGGACGCCCTACAACACCGGTGACATGATCGACGCCGCCCTGCGGATCGGGGCCGACAGGGGCGGGGACTGGAACACCTGCCACAGCGTGCAGTGGGATGCCTTCACGGCCACGAACGAGAGCAACCGGGAACTGACGAACCGCCTCACCCGCCAGAGCTACCCTCTGGGCATCATCGTCAACACCGAGGGCAACCGGTTCCTGGACGAGGGTGCGGACTTCCGCAACTACACCTACGCCAAGTACGGCAAGGAGATCCTCAAGCAGCCCGGCTCCGTCGCCTACCAGATCTTCGACGCGAAGCTGAGGCCCATGCTGCGCACGGAGGAGTACGACATGCCCAGGATCTCGGTGGAGACGGCCGACACCATCGAGGAACTCGCGACGAAGATCGGTGTGGACCGGGACGCTCTCAGGCGCACCGTCGACAGCTACAACACCTCGATCGACCGCAGCGTCCCCTTCGATCCCACCGTCAAGGACGGCCGCAGGGCCGACACCACCCCGGTCAAGAGCAACTGGGCCTCGCCGCTGGAGACCGGGCCGTTCTACGCCTTCGGCGTCACCTGCGGCATCACTTTCACCTTCGGTGGCCTCAGGACGGATACCCACGGGCGGGTACTGGACACCGCGGGTGAGCACATCAGGGGCCTCTACGCCGCCGGCGAGATGCTCGGTGGCCTGTTCAGTACGAACTACCCCGGCGGAACGGGATTGGCAGCCGGGTGCGTGTTCGGCCGGAGGGCTGGGGACCTGGCGTAAAATTTGTGCACACTCAGCAACGAGATGTCGCTCACCAGCAGAAGGAACCCAGTGACGAACGCCGCTCTCTCCGCACGTGCTGACAGCGACGCGATCTTCGTCATCCTGCGCGACGAGATCCTCACCGGAGTCCACCAACCCGGGACCCCCATGCGCGAGGTGGCGCTGGCGGAGCGATTCGGCGTCTCCCGGACCCCCATCCGGGAGGCGCTGTCCCGCCTCCAGCAGGAACACCTCCTGAGGCGGGTGGACCGGGGCCTGCAGGTGCCGGAGATCGACCCCCAGCAGGTCATCCATGTCTACGACATGCGGATCCTCCTGGAACAGGAAGCCGCTGCCCAGGCAGCCACGGCACGGCAGTTCACGAACCTCATGCGGCTGGAGGCCCTCGTGGAACGGGACCGGTGCCTCGTCGAGCCGACCGACCAGACCCGCCGGACCACGAATCTCGAGTTCCACGCCGCCGTCTGGGCGAGCACCCACAATCCCGTCCTCCAGGATCTGCTCAAACGCCTCTCGACACACCTGATCCACGCGCCCAAGTCCACCCTCTCCGTGGGCGACCGGTGGGCGGAATCCCTCGACGAACACGAGCAGCTGGTCCAGGCCATCGAACGGCGGGACGAAGCCGGCGCCCGGGAGATCGCCGGCCGCCACATGAGGACCGCCCGCGAGATCCGCCTGCAACTGCTCCGCAAGTCGGCGCTGGAGCAACTGGCCGCCTCGCCCTGACCGGGCCGTCAGGGCATCGCTCCGGCTGACCGCCTGTCGTTCGGGCGGTCAGCCCGCGGCCCGGTCTGCTAGGAGCCGGCCTTCTCCTCGACGGCCTTCAGCACCGCGGCGTCGTCGATCTTCTGCCAGGGCGACGCGTCCGAGCCCTGCTCGGCGGCCTCGGGGCTGTCGCTCTGGGTCCACCATTTCGCCTCGTACACACGGCCGTCGACCAGGATCCTGTCGCCCCGCTCGTACACGGTCTTCGCATCCCACTCCGGGTACAGCCCCGCCGGTGCGGTGACCGCGGGGACGGGCCGCTCGTCCGGGAGTACCGGCCCGAGCAGCGTCCACGGGGTCTCCTCCGCCTGCAGCACGGGATCGTCGGGCAGGTCGCCCTGCGTCCAGTACTTCGCCGTGTACACGTTGCCGTGCCAAACCACGCGGTCGTCCTCGCGGTACGTGCCGACGTCGGACCAGATGGGGTAGGGGCTCGTCTCCGGGTCGTCCTCGACGAGTGCCTCGGGCGTCTCCTCGACCGCCGGCTCCTCGGCGAGCGTCGCGGCCCGGCCCTCGAAGCCGTCGCCGAGGAGGGGTGCGAACTGGAGCCCCTCCTGGTCGATGCCGCTGCAGGCGTCGGACACCACCGTGACGTCGGCGTAGTTCTCGCTGCACGTGCCGTCGCGGTTCAGGGACCACATGGAGATGCGGCCCACACCGCGCTCGGCGGCGAAGGCGTTGAACGCCTTGGCGTCGTCGAGCGTGAAGACCTCGCCCTTGACGTCGTTCTGCCCGATCATCGGCGTCAGCCCGATCTTCCGCCAGGCGGCCTGCGGCCCGATCTCTATGCCTGCCCGCTCGTAGAGCACCTGCAGCTGGCGGTGCGTGGCATCGGCGGCGTTCTGCGACGCGGCCAGCATGCTCGTGCCCTCGGGCCTGCTGCCCCCGTAGTCCATGGTCATGACGTTCACGCCGGCGAGGTCCACGCCCGCGTCGAGGAACTGCGCGACGGCGGCGGTCCCCTCGGCGGTCAGCCCGGTCGGCGCGACGGGCAGGGTCAGCCACACGTTGAGCGGCGTGTCCGAGTCCGCCCGCTCGGCCTGCAGGGCGGCGAGGGCCTCCGCGCGGCGCTCCCCGGCTGCCGTGTCGGCGAGGTTCTCGCCCTCGATGTCGAGGTCCACGGTGGAGAGCCTGTACCGGTCGACGACCTCCGCGTATGCGTCCTTCAGGTCCTCCGGGTCGGTGCAGGCGGTGGCGAGCTCGTCGTTGAGGAGGCCGCCGAAGGACACGATGACCTCGCCGCCGTCCTGCACCAGCCGTGCGACGCGCCGGTCGAGGTCCAGTGCGGCCTCCGCCTCGTCCAGCCCGTAGAAGGTGCCCCAGGACGGGGCGCACGGCTCGGACTTCGACGCGACGATGAAGGACAGCACCACGCTGCCGCCGGTCGTGGCCGCCGGGTCCTCGAACTCGTAGGACGGTGTCGCTGTGACATCCACGTAGCCCGCGAAGAACGCCCCCGTGCTCTCGGCCACCCGGGCGTCCTCCCAGCGGTTGAAGCCGGTCACGCCGCCCACGGCGAGACCGCCGACCACGACGGACAGGAGCGCGAGGCGAAGGACAGAGAGTTTCCGGCCGGGAAAGCGTGCAGACACATGGACCCCAGGAGAACAGCCTCGAACGAGGCGGGAGGGCGCACCACAGGTGCGCGAGACGCTTGAAGCGTAAAGGATATTTCCGTCGTCGTCACTGTTCTGCCTAACGCTGACGGGCAACGGGCCGATGGTGGAGAGTGACGCTGCGTATCGCGGGGGCGACTCCGTGCGTTGCCCCTTCCGTCCCCTGCCGAGGTAACCATGTCCAGATCCAGCGATGCCACCGAGTCCGCGCCTTCATCGGAAGCGCGCGCCGACGGTGAACCGTCCGGGGCCGGCGCAGCGGCGCTGCCGTCATCGGCCGTCGCCTCCGCCGCCGTCCTCGAGCAGGCAGCCGCCGCAGCTCCCGGGGCCGCGCCGGCACGACGCCGCCAGTGGGGCGCCGAACGGCGCTCGGAGCCGCTGTCGATCGTGCACCCGACGCCGTCGTCGCGGAAGATCGCCCTCGGACGCATCGGGATCGTCGTCACGGTGCTGGCCTGGCTCACGTACATCGTCACGACCATCCTGCGGCAGTTCGCCAACAACCCCGACGTCGGCTTCCGGTTCCAGGCGGAGGCGACGTCGTACCTGATCGTCGTCACGTTCCTGACGTTCTCGGCACTCATGTACCTGCTGGCACGACAGGGCGCGCTGTACCGGTTCCGGGATCACCGGCGCGTGCCCCGCGGCGAACTGGACCGCCACTTCGCGCACCACGAGGAGGGCATCACCGTGCTGGTGCCGTCCTACGCGGAGGAGCCCGCCGTCGTCCGCGCCACCCTGTGGTCCGCGGCGCTGCAGGAGTTCCCGAACATCCGCGTGGTGCTCCTCCTCGACGATCCCCCGCACCCCAAGGACCCCGTGATCCGGCAGCGGCTGGACGCCACGCGGGCGCTGTCCTTCGAGATCGAGTCCGCGCTCCTCGAACCCTCCACCCGTGCGACCGCGGCCCTGGCGGCGTTCGAGGCGACGCTCGCCGGGCGCGACGCCGACGCCCCGCCGTCGCACGACCACCTGCCCCCGCTCATCGCGGCATACGAGGCGGCCGCCGTCTGGCTCGAGGACATGGCCGACAGCGAGTCGGTGGAGGACCACGTGGACGAGTTCTTCGTGGACCTCGTCCTCATGGGCCTCGCCCGCGAACTCCGCCTGACCATGTACGCGCTCGACGCCGCCCTGGTGCAGGGGCAGTGCCCGGAGCCGGACCGTATCCGCGAGCTGTACGTGCGCCTCGTACGGATCTTCAACACGCGGCTCGAGACGTTCGAGCGGAAGGCCTACGCGTCCCTCTCGCACGAGGCGAACAAGGCCATGAACCTCAACGCCTACATCTCGCTCATGGGCCAACGCTGGCGGAAGGAGCAGGTGGCCACGGGCACGGTGCTGCGCCCGCTCGCGGACGGCGAGGGGGCGGAGGACGACGACGTCCTGGACGTCCAGGACTCCACCTACCTGCTCACGCTCGACGCCGACTCCCTGCTGCTGCGCGACTACTGCCTGCGGCTCGTGTACCTGCTCGAATCACCCGGCAACGAGCGGATCGCGGTCACGCAGACCCCGTACTCGTCCTTCCGCGGAGCGCCGACGCGCATCGAGCGGGTGGCGGGCGCGACGACGGACATCCAGCACATCCTGCATCAGGGCATGTCCTACTACGGGTCCACCTTCTGGGTGGGTGCCAACGCCGTCATCCGCAAGCGCGCGGTGGAGGACATCGTCGAGGTCGAGAACGTGGGCGGCTTCGAGATCAAGACCTACATCCAGGACCGCACCGTCATCGAGGACACCGAGTCCAGCGTGGACCTCGGCACCCACGGGTGGACGCTGATGAACTACCCCGAGCGCCTCAGCTACAGCGCCACCCCGCCGGACTTCGGGTCCCTCGTGGTCCAGCGCCGGCGCTGGGCCAACGGCGGGCTGCTGATCCTGCCGAAGCTGTGGAACCAGCTGCGACGACGCCGGCACCTCCGCGAGCAGGTCCTCGTCCGTGAGGTGCTGCTGCGGGTCAACTACATGGCGTCGATCGCGTGGGCGAGCTTCGGGCTGCTGTTCCTCCTCGCCTACCCCTACGACAGCAGGCTCCTGAGCCCCGTCGTGTTCCTCGCCGCCGCCCCGTACTTCCTCGCCATGGGCAGCGACCTCCGCGACTGCGGGCACCGCTTCTCGGACATCTTCCGGATCTACGGCTTCAACCTCGTGCTGCTGCCGGTCAACCTCGCCGGTGTGCTGAAGTCCATCCAGCAGGCGTTCACGGGGGAGAAGATCCCGTTCGTGCGGACGCCCAAGGTCAAGGACCGCACCGCGGCGCCGGGCCTCTACGTGGTGATCCCGTACCTCATCGTGGCGTTCTCGCTGCTCACGCTCGCCCGCGACGTCCTGGAGCAGAACTGGGGCAACGCCGTCTTCGCCGGGCTGAACGCCGTCCTGGCGGCCGGCGCCATCCGCGCGTACATCGGGATCAAGAACTCCCTCGTGGACATGTGGCTCGGCGTCCTGAACTGGCTGTACGTGGCGCCGCGGACCAGGAAGGTCGAGGAGTCGAAGGTGATCCCGAAGACCGCGGCCGAGGCGGACTGGGCGTCCATCCTCTACCACGGCGACCGCCGCCTGAACCGGGACCTGCGCTCGGACACCGACCGCCGCCGTCGGGCCGGGGTGCGGTAGGCCGATCACCGCGCGACCGGCGCGCGCGCCGTCAGCCGCCCACCGGCTGCGGTACGGACTGAGGGAGCACCAGGGCGCCGTCGATACGGCGCGGGATGGTCGAGAAGCCGTCGCGGAGCTCCTCCGGCAGGGCGGACTGCGGCGCATTCTGCCAGGCCAGGGGCCGGAGGAACCGCCGTACGGCCGTGACGCCGACCGAGGTGTGCTGGGAGTTCGTCGAGGGCCACGGGCCGCCGTGGTGCTGGGCCCAGGTCACCCGGACGCCCGTCGGATAGCTGTTGAAGACGATCCGGCCGGCACTCGCCTCCAGGATCGGCGCGAGCCGGGTGATGATGGGCCCTTCGTCGTCCTTGGCGTGCACGGTCGCGGTCAGTGACCGGGGGACCTGGCCGAATGCATCACGGACCTCGTCGACCGTGGAATAGCGGGCGACGACGATCAGCGGGCCGAAGCACTCCTCTGCCAGCTCCCCGGTCAGGGAGGACGCCGTGGTCTCGAGCAGCGTCGGGGCGACCGTGAACCCCTGGGACGGGTCCTCACCGGGCGTGTCCTGTTCGTGCTCCGAACGTCCGGACCCGCCGGCGATCTCGACGGCTCCGGCACCGACCAGACGCTCCGAGATGACACCGAAGGAGTTACGGATGCGGTCGTTCAACAGCACCTGCGGGCGGGCTTCCTGCGTGAGCGCCTTCAGGGACTCCACCAGTGCCTGGCCGGACGCGCTGTCCGGGATGAACGCGATGCCCGGTTTCGTGCAGAGCTGGCCGGCGGAGCCGGTGAAGGAGGCGAACAGGCCGGAGGCGATGGCTTCTCCGCGGGCACGGGCTGCGCCCTCGGTCACGATGATCGGATTGACGCTCGAGAGTTCCCCGAAGAACGGGATGGGATCCGGTCTCGTGTTGATGGCACGCTGCAGGGACTCCGCGGCGAAGAGCGAGCCGGTGAAACTGGCCGCCCGGATCGCCGGATGCACGACGAGCGCGAGCCCGGCCTCCTGGCCGAAGACGGCGTCGAAGGTGCCGTCGGGGGCGTCGACGGCGCGCGCGGCCTCCTGCAGCACCTCGAGCGAGAGCTGCGAGGTCAGCAGGTGGGATCCGTGCGCCTTGATCACCACCGAGGAACCGGCGGCGATGGCGGAAGCGGTGTCGCCGCCCAGTACCGAGAACGCGAACGGGAAGTTGCTCGAGCCGAACACGGCGACTGCCCCGACCGACACGAGCATGCGCCGCACGTCCGGGGCGGGACCCAGGGGAGTCTCGGCGGCATGGTCGATCATCGCTTCGACGTAGCTGCCCTCCCGGACCGCCTCGGCGAACAGCTGGAACTGGAACGCGGAGCGACTGACCTCGCTGTTGAGGCGGACCGTGCCGAGCCCGGTTTCGGCGTCGGCGATCGCGACGAGGCGTCCCCGGGCGTTCTCGACGGATGCAGCCATCGCCTCCAGCAGTGTCGCCCGGAATTCGCGGCCGCGACGCTGGAGTTCTGCCGCCGCTGCTGCGGCGCGTCGTGCCGCAGCGTCGACTCCTTCGGCCGTGGTCGGTTCGAGCGTGGTGGCAGCACTGACACCGGTGCGGGGGTTGGTGGTCGTCAACATGGCGTGTCCTTTTGCAGGTCGGAAGCGATGCGGGAGGGGGGGGTGGCGTCAGGCGCTTTCGCGCGCGACGACCGAGAAGCCGAGGTCGATCTTCGACGTCGCCACAGGCTGGTCCGTCATCCGGGCGAGCAGCAACCGGCCGGCGGTGGTGCCGATCTCGCGGTTGGGTACGGAAACGGTCGTGAGGGTGGGCATCAGGTGCCGGGCGATCTCGAAGTCGCCGAACCCGGTGACGGCGATGTCCTGGGGAACATCGATGCCCCGCCGTGCGCACTCCAGGAGTGCCCCGGCCGCGAACACGTCGCTCGCGAACATCAGCAGGTCGGTTTCGGGGTGCGTGCCCAGTGTCTGGTCGAGCAGCAGGCGGCCGGTCTCGAAGTCGACTTTCGCCGTCCCCGAATCGACGACCCGTATCGGCTCCCCCGGGTACAGTTCACGCACCGCGTCCTCGAAGCTCACACGCCGGGCGACGGCGCGGAAGTCACCGCTCTGGAACGAGCCGGCGAACGTGGGGTGGGCGTATCCCCGCGCGGCGGCGAACTCCACGAGGGAGCGGAGGGCGTCGCTGTTCGAGAATCCAACGAGGCCGTCGATGGGATTGTCGGTCAGGTCCCATGCCTCGACGACCGGGACCTGCGCCTCGCGGAGGAGCGTCTCCGTGAGCCGCGAGTGGTGCGTTCCGACGATGAAGATCCCGTCGGGACGGCGGCCCAGGAAGGCCCTGACGAGTTCCTCCTCGTGGGCGGGCCGGTAGTCGGTGGAGCCGATGAACAACTGGTAGCCGGCAGGGGCGAGGATTTCGTCGAGGCCGTGCAGCGCGTCCGCGAACACCGAGGCCGAGATGGCCGGGATGATGGCGGCGACGGTCATGCTGCGATTGGAGGCCAGATTGCTTGCCGCGAGGTTGGGGACGTAGCCGGTGGCCTCGATGGACCGCCGGACCCGCTGCAGCGTGAACTCCGACACCAGCTCCGGTGAGCGGATCGAGCGTGACACGGTCTGCGGCGACACCCCGGCGTGCTGCGCGACATCCGTGAGTGTCACGGTGTTGGTCGAGCGCCGGGTCTGGCGGGGTCCGATCGGTGTGCCGGTACCGCCGTCGGCCTCACCGTCCCCGGCCTCGGTCCGCGGATCGACCGGCACGACGGCGCCTCCGCGGCTCACAGCAGGTTCCGGCTCGCGAGGTTCCGCATCAGGGAGCCGATCCCGAACTCCCACGGCTCGCACCTCTCGCTTTCCTCGACGTAATTGACCAGACTACCCAGTTCGCGGGAGGAGATCCTAACAACATCGCCCCGCTTGTGCGTGAACCCGCGGTCCTCGACATCGCGGTCCACGATGGGCGCGAACATCGTGCCCAGCATCAGCACGGCGCCGTCGGGATACTGGTGCTGGGGCCCCGTGAGCTGCGCGACGAGATCGACGGGATCACGACTGATCTGGGCCATCTCGGAGGTCGCCTCGAGGTGGAAGCCGTCGCGACCGTCGATCTCCAGGCTCACCCGCATCCGCCGGACGGCGTCCAGATCGAAGGTGTCGTCGAACAATCGGATGAAGGGCCCCAGCGCACAGGACGCATTGTTGTCCTTCGCCTTGGGCAGCAGGAGCGCCGACCGTCCCTCCACATCCCGGAGGTTGACGTCGTTGCCGAGCGTGGTGCCCGCGATGCGCCCCGTCGAGCTGACGATGAGTGCGACCTCGGGTTCGGGGTTGTTCCACAGGGAGGTGGAGAGCACCCCGACCTGCGCAGCCGTGCCGACGGCCGACAGGGTAGGGCCCTTGGTGAAGATCTCCGCATCGGGTCCGATGCCCACCTCGAGGTACTGGCTCCAGAGGCCCTCGTTCACGAGGTAGTTCTTGAGGGCGACTGCGTCCGGGGACCCGGGACGCACGTTGTGGAGGTCCGTACCGATCTCGGCGAGGATGCTCTCGCGCATCCGGGCGGCTGCCTCGATGTCCCCCCGCACGCGCTCCTCTATGACCCGTTCGATCATCGACACCGCGAAGGTGACACCGGCCGCCCGGAGGGTCTGCAGATCGACGGGGGCGAGGAGCCGGGGGGCCGGGGTGTCCTGCAGGCCGGGAAGGGTGTTGGTGTAGATGTCGGTGAAGGCTCCGAGCCTTGTTCCTGCGCCGGCCCGGGCGGCGGAGGCCGGGTCCGGGTGCTCGCAGAGTTCGCTCACGGTCGGGAAGGTGGCGCTCAGATCGAAGACGCCGTCCTCGTGGATGAGCACCGGAGAGGGCCCTCCGGCGGCCGGGTCCCAGACACGTCCGATGAGCGTTCCAGCATAGCCGTCGGCCGGGAGGGCCTGGGCTCCGTCGCCGAGCAGGGCTGGGGCGGGTGCTGGTGCGAGGGTGGAGGCGGTGTGGGAGAGGCTCATGTGATGTCCATTGTTCGATGCTGGAAGGGGGTGCGTCGGGCGGGTCAGCGCCGCCCGAAGATGCCTTGCCGTTTCTCGGCGAAGGCCGTCCGGCCCTCGGTTGCGTCCTCGGTGGCGAAGGCGACCGTCTGGAGGTCCCGTTCGTAGGCCATCGCCTGGTCCTGCGGCATGTTGAACGCCGCGCTGAGGGTTGCCTTGGCCATCTCCGCGGCGATCGGCGGACGAGAGGCGATGGTGGCCGCGAGCTCGGCGGCCCGGCGCAGCAGCGCATCGGGTTCGACCACCTCGGACACGAGTCCCCACGCGAGCGCCTGCTGGGCACTGATCGCATCGCCCGTCATCAGCATCAGGGCCGTGTTGCTCGCGCCGATGGAGTGCGCCAACAGTGTGCTCACGCCGCCGCCGCCGATCCAGCCGAGCTTGATCTCCGGGGCAGCGAAGGACGCCGTGGCGGAGGCGATCCGGATGTCGCAGGCTAGCGCCGTCTCCAGTCCGCCGCCGAAGGCGTAGCCGTTGACCGCTGCGATCACGGGCTTCCGCAGGAGGCGAAGCGCATCGCAGTAGTCCGCCCGGTTACGGAAATCCCACGGAGTGGCGTACTTGTCGAGTTGCCGGATGTCCGATCCGGTGCAGAAGGAGCGCTCGCCGACTCCGGTGAGGACGACGGCGCGGACCTCGTCGCTGGTGTTGGCCCATTCAGCGGCCATCACGAGGGCGTCGGACATGCCCTGCGTCACGGAGTTCAGCTTGTGGGGGCGGTTGAGCGTGATCGTCGCGACGAATCCGGAGTGGTCGACGACGATCTCCTCCGTGTCCAGCTCGAGGGGGGACAGCATGGTCAGATCCTTTCCGTTGTCAGGGGGCGGGCGCGGGAGAATTCAGCACGCAACCGGGTGAGGCCGCTTTCGACGCTCTCCTGCCCGGCGACGACGGCGCGCACGATGGCCGACGCGCTCGTCTGGAAGGCGATGTAACCGGGGAAGCGCGGCCGCACCCAGGAATCCTCGATGGTGGCGAGAGTGGACCGGTAGAAGCCGGCCGACGCCCGGTTGACCTCGTCGTCCAGCCAGGCGCTGCGGGTGGACGGCTGGCCGTCATGCTGCGGGATGAAGCGGCGCTGCGCCTCGGGCGACATCAGCCAGTCGATGTGGTCGATGAGGGCGGGCGTGACGTCCGCGCGGGAGCTGACCGCGAGCCCCGTCCCCCCGAGCGTCGACCCGCGGCGCCCTCCGGGCACGACGGACGGTGCATCCGTGAAACGGAGCGTCGGCGAGGAATAGTTCACATACCCGTACACGAGCGGACAGTAGGCGATCTCGTCGGTGTCCGTCATGCGCTGGAGCAGGGCGATGGGGTTCAGCCCGGCGGCGGCGGCGGGAGCGCGCGAACCGATCACCCGCAGTCGCTCGAGGACACTGTGGCCGACGTCGTCCGGGACGAACCCGGGAAGGCCGGGGCCGTCGCCGTCGGATCCGCCCGCCGGGGCATCGTAGGCGGCGCAGAGGGACGCGAAGGTGAGGAACGCATGCGGGCCGGCCAGCGACAACGCCACCGGCACACGCTCCGAAAGGAGCTCGACGTCGTCCCAGGTGGCCGGTGGTGACGGTACCAGGGCGGGCTTGCGCACCGCGACCTGGGTGGCGGCATCGAGCGGGAGGGCCCACTGGAGCCCGTCGAGGGAATACGACGCGAAGGACGGTCCGACCGATTGGGCGGACCACCGGTCGATGCGTTCGGTGCCCACCACAGCGTCGAGGGGGATGAGCGACCGGTGCTCGAGCGCTTCGCCGAGGTGGGGATGGTCGAGGACGATCAGGTCGTAGTTCCGGGCGAGATCGTCGATGGGATGCGACTCGAAGTCCTCGAGGGAGTGCGCGGACCAGGTCAGGCGGAGGCCGGTGTCACTCCCCTGCGCCGTGCCGGCGGCGGCCACGAGCGCATTCCTCCCCCGGGGGTGGTCCCACGTGATGCCCCGGTAGGAGGTCATGCCGATGTCCGTTCCGGCGCTGCGCTGATGGGCGCCTCGTCGGCCACGACACCGGCCTCGAGCAGCTCCTCGGCCCGCGTGCCCGCGATGCCCAGCTCGGTGAGGATCTCGCGCGTGTGTTCGCCGGCCAGCGGTGCACCCCGGTGGATCCGCGGGGGAGTGGCGGACAGGCGGTACGGGAAGCCCGGCGTCTTCACGAGCCCTTCCGTCGGGTGGTCGTACTCGATGAACGTGCCGTTGTGGGCGATCTGCTCGTCGTCGACGAGGTCCTGGTAGTCGTAGACCGGGCCGGCCCAGATACCGGCGGCGCCGAGGAGTTCGAGCCATTCCCCGCTGGTGCGGGTGATGAGGCGTTCGGCGGTCTTCCTGAAGATCTCGTCACGACTGGTCCAGCTGTCGGTCTCGGAATCCATGCCGAGGAAGGATGGCTCACCGATGACGTCCCCGAGGACATGGAGGTCGGGCATCGCCAGGGCGATGAAGCCGTCCGCGGTCGAGAAGGTGCCGTACGGTGCACGGATGTAGACGTGCGCATGAGGCTCCGTGCCCCGCGTCTGGGCGACCTTGCCGACGGTGAACACCGACAGCTCCTGCATCTGCAGGGTGGTGATGGCGTCGAGCATGTTGACCGAGACGAGCTGGCCCTCGCCGGTGCGCTCGCGGTGGAACAGCGCGGCGAGGACCCCCTCGAACGCGGTCGAGGCCGTCACGGCGTCGACGAGGTACTGGCCCGCTGCTGCCGGGGGCTCTCCGTGGCTGCCCGAGGAGAGCATCGCACCGCTCATCGCCTGGAGCAGCAGATCCTGCCCGGGACGGTTGCGGTACGGCCCGTCCTCCCCGTAGCCGGAGATCGAGACGTAGATGATCCCCGGGTTGATGGCCCTGATCGTCTCGTAGTCGACGCCGAGCCTGGTGGCGACGCCGGGGCGGTAGTTCTGGAGGAACACGTCGGCGGTCTTCACGAGGTCGTAGGTGATCTCCCTGCCCTCGGCCGACTTGAGGTCGACGGCGATGGAACGCTTGTTCCGGTTGAGCGACAGGAAGGACACGTTGATGCGGTTGCCCGTCGCCCCGCCTGCCGCAGCGTGGCGCTGCCACTCTCCAGCAGTCGGCTCGACCTTGATCACGTCGGCGCCGAGGTCGCCGAGGCGTTGTGCGGCGAACGGCCCCGCCATCGCGATCGAGCAGTCGAGCACCCGGATGCCCGAGAGTACTTCGGGGGCTTCCTTGGCGGTTGGGTTCCTCATGATGGTTCCTCGTTCTCCTCAGCTCAGCATCCGTCGGCGGACGGGACGTGGCATGGCGTGTGTGGGTGGTGTGATGCGCCGGCCGGGATCCGGCCCTACTCGGGCTGGTCCCCGGCCGCCCGGATGGAACGGCGCACCGTGTCGGTGGCCTCCGTGCCCTCGAGGACGCGGATGGTGGTGCGGTACTCGCGCGTATCACCGTGCTCGAGCCAGATCATGGAACCGTCGTCCCGGGCTGCGGCGTCCCCTGCCACATGGTGCGTCGAGGGCTCGAGGCCGATGGCGTACTGCCCGCTCCGCAGGTTCTGCCACTCGAAGAAGTGCGGCATGCCCGCTGCGTCCCAGGACACCTCGACGCCGAGACGGCTGTCGGCGGAGAGCAGCGCGACCCGGTGGCGGCCTTCCGCGTCCGCCACGAGCTCGTGCTCGAAGACCTGTTCGATGAAGCCCTTCTGCGGCTGCGGCAGCTTCCGGTAGGAGACCCCCTGGGCAGCGACGGAGTCGGACGCCCACAGGGTGGAATCGATGGAGGCGACGAACTCGGTGCCCTCGTCGACCAGCGGCCAGCCGAAGTTCAGGTGGTAGAGGAACATGTGCGGTGTCCGCTCGA
This genomic interval from Arthrobacter agilis contains the following:
- a CDS encoding aldehyde dehydrogenase family protein — protein: MLTTTNPRTGVSAATTLEPTTAEGVDAAARRAAAAAAELQRRGREFRATLLEAMAASVENARGRLVAIADAETGLGTVRLNSEVSRSAFQFQLFAEAVREGSYVEAMIDHAAETPLGPAPDVRRMLVSVGAVAVFGSSNFPFAFSVLGGDTASAIAAGSSVVIKAHGSHLLTSQLSLEVLQEAARAVDAPDGTFDAVFGQEAGLALVVHPAIRAASFTGSLFAAESLQRAINTRPDPIPFFGELSSVNPIIVTEGAARARGEAIASGLFASFTGSAGQLCTKPGIAFIPDSASGQALVESLKALTQEARPQVLLNDRIRNSFGVISERLVGAGAVEIAGGSGRSEHEQDTPGEDPSQGFTVAPTLLETTASSLTGELAEECFGPLIVVARYSTVDEVRDAFGQVPRSLTATVHAKDDEGPIITRLAPILEASAGRIVFNSYPTGVRVTWAQHHGGPWPSTNSQHTSVGVTAVRRFLRPLAWQNAPQSALPEELRDGFSTIPRRIDGALVLPQSVPQPVGG
- a CDS encoding LacI family DNA-binding transcriptional regulator, which codes for MSRGGAVVPVDPRTEAGDGEADGGTGTPIGPRQTRRSTNTVTLTDVAQHAGVSPQTVSRSIRSPELVSEFTLQRVRRSIEATGYVPNLAASNLASNRSMTVAAIIPAISASVFADALHGLDEILAPAGYQLFIGSTDYRPAHEEELVRAFLGRRPDGIFIVGTHHSRLTETLLREAQVPVVEAWDLTDNPIDGLVGFSNSDALRSLVEFAAARGYAHPTFAGSFQSGDFRAVARRVSFEDAVRELYPGEPIRVVDSGTAKVDFETGRLLLDQTLGTHPETDLLMFASDVFAAGALLECARRGIDVPQDIAVTGFGDFEIARHLMPTLTTVSVPNREIGTTAGRLLLARMTDQPVATSKIDLGFSVVARESA
- a CDS encoding fumarylacetoacetate hydrolase family protein: MSLSHTASTLAPAPAPALLGDGAQALPADGYAGTLIGRVWDPAAGGPSPVLIHEDGVFDLSATFPTVSELCEHPDPASAARAGAGTRLGAFTDIYTNTLPGLQDTPAPRLLAPVDLQTLRAAGVTFAVSMIERVIEERVRGDIEAAARMRESILAEIGTDLHNVRPGSPDAVALKNYLVNEGLWSQYLEVGIGPDAEIFTKGPTLSAVGTAAQVGVLSTSLWNNPEPEVALIVSSTGRIAGTTLGNDVNLRDVEGRSALLLPKAKDNNASCALGPFIRLFDDTFDLDAVRRMRVSLEIDGRDGFHLEATSEMAQISRDPVDLVAQLTGPQHQYPDGAVLMLGTMFAPIVDRDVEDRGFTHKRGDVVRISSRELGSLVNYVEESERCEPWEFGIGSLMRNLASRNLL
- a CDS encoding enoyl-CoA hydratase/isomerase family protein; this encodes MLSPLELDTEEIVVDHSGFVATITLNRPHKLNSVTQGMSDALVMAAEWANTSDEVRAVVLTGVGERSFCTGSDIRQLDKYATPWDFRNRADYCDALRLLRKPVIAAVNGYAFGGGLETALACDIRIASATASFAAPEIKLGWIGGGGVSTLLAHSIGASNTALMLMTGDAISAQQALAWGLVSEVVEPDALLRRAAELAATIASRPPIAAEMAKATLSAAFNMPQDQAMAYERDLQTVAFATEDATEGRTAFAEKRQGIFGRR
- a CDS encoding ABC transporter substrate-binding protein, with the translated sequence MTSYRGITWDHPRGRNALVAAAGTAQGSDTGLRLTWSAHSLEDFESHPIDDLARNYDLIVLDHPHLGEALEHRSLIPLDAVVGTERIDRWSAQSVGPSFASYSLDGLQWALPLDAATQVAVRKPALVPSPPATWDDVELLSERVPVALSLAGPHAFLTFASLCAAYDAPAGGSDGDGPGLPGFVPDDVGHSVLERLRVIGSRAPAAAAGLNPIALLQRMTDTDEIAYCPLVYGYVNYSSPTLRFTDAPSVVPGGRRGSTLGGTGLAVSSRADVTPALIDHIDWLMSPEAQRRFIPQHDGQPSTRSAWLDDEVNRASAGFYRSTLATIEDSWVRPRFPGYIAFQTSASAIVRAVVAGQESVESGLTRLRAEFSRARPLTTERI